A region from the Aegilops tauschii subsp. strangulata cultivar AL8/78 chromosome 5, Aet v6.0, whole genome shotgun sequence genome encodes:
- the LOC109733975 gene encoding protein NRT1/ PTR FAMILY 5.6, whose translation MRKQQGLSGGGHGVGADDGEWDKWVDDSSVDHRGRPPLRAATGSWRAAMFIILIEFSERLSYFGIATSLMIYLTKVLHQDMKVAAVNSQYWMSVTTLMPLLGGFLADAYLGRFRTVLLSTVVYLLGLVLLAVAQLAPGLRPGGVSVPRVHETLFFVGIYLVSVGTGGHKPALESFGADQFDDGHAGERLQKMSYFNWWNCALCSGVLLGVTVVVYIQERVGWGAATVLLAAVMGCSLVVYLAGWRTYRYRVPQGSPLTPLLRVAVAAVMKRRLQLPADAGELYEEDDGKKRLLCHTDQLRCLDKAAIFEHGGEVWSGAWRLATVTQVEETKLVVSMVPIWVATLPFGMAAAQVSTFFIKQGMAMDRHLGPHFVLPPASVFALAAVAMIATVALVDKVLEPCLRRGTGAERGISVLRRIGVGMAFAVLAMAVAAVVERRRLDSKVTMSVFWLVPQFALMGVGDGFALVGLQEYFYDQMPETMRSLGIGLYLSVIGAGSFLSSQLIAAASRLSSHGGRRDGWFGKDLSRSRLDLFYWLLAGISAANLGFYVLVATRYSYKQQTAKAGRVGADKDGSGIDRPYNHKCVLQGSAFGV comes from the exons ATGAGGAAGCAGCAGGGTTTaagcggcggcggccatggcgtcGGCGCCGATGATGGGGAGTGGGACAAATGGGTGGACGACTCCTCCGTCGACCACCGCGGCCGCCCGCCCCTCCGCGCCGCCACCGGCTCATGGAGGGCCGCCATGTTCATCATCC TGATCGAGTTCAGCGAGCGGCTGAGCTACTTCGGCATCGCCACGAGCCTCATGATCTACCTCACCAAGGTGCTGCACCAGGACATGAAGGTCGCCGCCGTGAACTCCCAATACTGGATGAGCGTCACCACCCTCATGCCGCTCCTCGGCGGCTTCCTCGCCGACGCCTACCTCGGCCGCTTCCGCACCGTGCTCCTCTCCACCGTCGTATACCTCCTCGGCCTCGTCCTGCTCGCGGTGGCGCAGCTGGCGCCGGGACTGAGGCCTGGCGGTGTCTCTGTGCCGCGGGTTCACGAGACGCTCTTCTTCGTCGGGATCTACCTCGTGTCCGTCGGCACCGGCGGCCACAAGCCGGCGCTCGAGAGCTTCGGCGCTGACCAGTTCGACGACGGCCACGCCGGCGAGCGGCTTCAGAAGATGTCCTACTTCAACTGGTGGAACTGCGCGCTCTGCTCGGGGGTGCTGCTTGGGGTCACCGTCGTCGTCTACATCCAGGAGCGGGTCGGATGGGGCGCCGCCACCGTGCTCCTCGCCGCCGTCATGGGCTGCTCCCTCGTCGTCTACCTCGCGGGGTGGCGGACCTACCGGTACAGGGTGCCGCAGGGCAGCCCCCTCACGCCTCTGCTGCGGGTTGCTGTGGCTGCGGTCATGAAGCGGCGCCTTCAGCTGCCAGCCGACGCCGGCGAGCTGTACGAGGAGGACGACGGCAAGAAGAGGCTGCTCTGCCACACCGACCAGCTCCGGTGTCTCGACAAGGCGGCAATCTTTGAGCATGGTGGCGAGGTCTGGAGCGGGGCGTGGCGTCTGGCGACGGTGACGCAGGTGGAGGAGACGAAGCTGGTGGTGTCGATGGTGCCCATCTGGGTGGCCACGCTCCCGTTCGGCATGGCGGCGGCGCAGGTGTCCACCTTCTTCATCAAGCAGGGCATGGCCATGGACCGCCACCTCGGCCCACACTTCGTGCTCCCGCCGGCGTCCGTCTTCGCGCTCGCCGCGGTTGCCATGATCGCCACCGTGGCGCTCGTCGACAAGGTGCTCGAGCCGTGCCTGCGCCGCGGGACGGGCGCCGAGCGCGGGATCAGCGTCCTCAGACGCATCGGAGTGGGCATGGCGTTCGCCGTGTTGGCCATGGCCGTGGCAGCCGTCGTCGAGCGGCGCCGCCTCGACTCCAAGGTCACCATGTCGGTGTTCTGGCTGGTGCCGCAGTTCGCGCTGATGGGCGTGGGCGACGGGTTCGCGCTGGTGGGGCTCCAGGAGTACTTCTACGACCAGATGCCGGAGACGATGCGCAGCCTGGGCATCGGGCTGTACCTGAGCGTGATCGGCGCCGGGAGCTTCCTGAGCAGCCAGTTGATCGCGGCGGCGAGCCGCCTGAGCTCGCACGGCGGGCGGCGGGACGGGTGGTTCGGCAAGGACCTGAGCCGGAGCAGGCTGGACCTCTTCTACTGGCTGCTGGCCGGCATCTCCGCCGCCAACCTGGGCTTCTACGTGCTCGTCGCCACCCGGTACTCGTACAAGCAGCAGACCGCGAAGGCCGGCAGGGTCGGCGCCGACAAGGACGGTTCCGGCATCGATAGACCGTACAATCACAAGTGCGTACTACAGGGGAGCGCTTTTGGTGTATGA